The nucleotide sequence CTTCCTCCCGCAGGAGTTCACACTCTTCAGTAAGGCTCTGAATCTCCTGTTTCAGGGTCGTCCTTTCAGACAAACGCAGGAGAAATATCTCCCGTTTTTGCGATAGTTCAGTAAGCCCACTGTTCCCGGTTAAAACTTCATGTTTCTGTTTCTCCCTCTCCAGGTCATCCAGTTTTCTTTGCAATGCTTCAATATCCTCGACATTCCGAGCCCTTTGCCTGTCGGTCCGCTCAATTCGCTGATCTTCATCCTCCAGGCGGGCCCTCCGTTCAGAAAGCAGGGCTTCAAGCTTCTCGGCTTCTCCCTTTTTCTCACGCACAGTAGTACGTTCATCCTGAGCCTCAACCAGGGCCTGCCGGGCCGCAACAGCCTCAGACCCGAGTTCTTCGATTTCGTTACTCCGCAGCTTCAGGGAGGTATTAAGGCCATCAATTGCCTCAGCTGTTCGAGAAAGCTCCTCAGCGGCCGCGTCAAAACGGCGAATATTGTTCCAGTGGGGTTCCACAAGCCGATGAAGCCGAAGCTGTTCCCTGCGGGACTCAATTGTCTCCCTGTCGGCTTCCAGGGCCTTCAGTAAAGCGTCTGTCTCATTGAGCTGGGCGGACAGCTTCTGCCCCCGTCGGGCTTTCTCCGCAGCCAGGACCATTCCATCCCTGCGTTCCCTGGCCAGGGAGCACCGCTCTCCGGCTTCCGTAAGCTGCTCCAGAACCCGGGACAGGCTCTCTTCGTCGAAGATTCTGATATCATCAATACGCCGGGCTATTTCGGCGCCTTTCTGCTCTTCTTCTTTTGCCCGTTCGTAGGCCAGCCGGGAAAGCTCCGAATAGATAAAACTCCCGGTCATTTTCTCAAGCAGGTCCGCACGCTCACCAGGCCTGGCCTCCAAAAAAGCGGCAAAGGCCCCCTGTGCAAGCAGTACGGACCGGGTAAAGCGGGTAAAATCCAGACCTGTCAGCCGGGATATCCGTTCCGGGACCTCGCTCAATTTGTCTTCTATCAGCTCTTCCGCTGCGGAATCTATCCTGGCAAGCCGCATACGGGGCTGCTGAAAAGCTCCAGTCACGCTTCCTCTGGCCCGATGAACCTCCCAGCGGGAGCGATAGGTTCCCGAGGGCACTTCAAACTCCACTTCCGCCCAGGCCTCAGTGGTGTGTCGGGAAACGAGCTCCAATACCCCGGCTCCGGCGGACTTCCGTTTCTGCAGTCTCGGGGTTTCTCCGTACAGGGCAACGGAGAGCGCATCAAAAATGGTAGATTTGCCTGCCCCGGTAGGTCCGATAACGGCAAAGAGACCGGCATCCACAAAAGGTTCACGGGAGAAATCGATAAAAAACTCCCCTCTTAAGGAGTTAAGATTGATAAAGCGGAGGCTCAGGACCTTCATAATTCTTCCTCCTCCATTCCCGCAGTCAGGTTCTCTTCAGCAATTACCAGCAGCTCCTGATACGCCCGGAGTAATTCATCGTCAGCTTCCTCGCCGCGGGATTCACAACGGCGCTTAAATACCTCCAGAGGAGAAAGCTCGTTCAAATGGAGATCCGCCCCCTCCCAGGAATCTTCCCCGACTCCGTTTCTCGTATAGCGTACCCGGAGAATCTCAAGGCTGAGAGTCGCGGAAGCTTCGTCGATTCTCTCCTGAGCCTCCGGGACCTGGTCAGTCACGCTTATGTCGAGCCACGGGGTGAGTTCTTCACCATGGCCGGCTACATCGTCCAGGTTCCACAGTATTTCAGGCAGGGATCCGGAAAGAGAGACAAGACGCCGGAAAACGGGAACGGGAAACTGCTCAAGAGAGCTGAGCCTGCGGGCATCAAACTCCGCCAGGACAACACTCTTTTGGGTTTCATCCCCAAAATCAAGGGCCAGGGGGGAACCGCTGTAGCGGATGTGTTCATGGCCGCCCACTATCCGGCCGCGGTGAAGATGACCAAGAGCACAGTAATCTGCCGATGAAGGAAAAACAGAAGCATCAACCTGACCAAGACTGCCCACATACAGGTCACGTTCGGAGGAAGAGGTACCGCCGCCTGCAGCCAGAAGATGCCCGGTCACAATAAAAGGGACCTGACTGAAGACAGAAGCAGCCTGGGAAACAGCGCGATAGTGTTCCCGGAGTCCTGCTGTAATAGCGGCGTCCCGCTCATCGAGGCTTTCACCGGCCCGGGGCTGCCGGATGTCCCGTTCCCGCAAAAAAGGAACGCATCCGATACATGCCAGGGGGCGGTCCTTTTCATCCTTCAGAACAAAAAGTTCCTCCTCAGAAGACATGGCGCCCCCAACTACATGGACACGAAAGCGATTCAGAAGTTGACGGGGAGCGTTCAGGGTAGAGACTGAGTCGTGGTTCCCCCCTGTCACCACAGTGCCGCGGCAGGAAGTACGGGAGACCCGATATAAAAAATCGTAATAGAGCTCCAGGGCAGCGTTTGGGGGAGTTCCAGTATCAAAAACATCCCCAGCAATGATTAGCAGGTCAGGAGCTTCGGACCGGGTCAGATCCACGAGCCAGTCAAGGAACAGCCGCTGCTCTTCCAGGCGGCTGCGGTCAAAAAGCCGGTGCCCAAGATGCAGATCCGAGGTATGCAGTAGTTTCACGTATCCTCCGGAGCATATTGTAGAGGAGAGGTGTATAAACAGACAAGGAGTTTCAAAAAAAATAACCCTCAGGGAAAGGAGGTAAAACCCTGAGGGGAAATAAAAGCATGTGGGCCTGGTTACCGGGACTATTTCGGATCCCGTTAACACCCGTAAAATATTTTATGCTCTAACTATAATGATAAACAATATAATAATCCATAGGTTACACTTGAATTTCCTCAGAATTTTAGCGTAAACAACCTTTTTGGAGTAATTATGGAAGATTAGAATCTCAGAGGCGCATCTAAGGGGAGGATGCTCTGTGCCTCGACCCGGGAAAACTTGTCTGCTGCCGAGGGAAAGGTGTCATCCTGGGTAAAGGTGAGGATATCATCCTCCCCGTTTCCCCGGGCAAAGCGCATAATCGGCTGATTCAGTGCTCCAAGGATCTCCCTGGTGTAAAATCCACGCTCCCGGGTTAAATACTGGAAAAAGGAGGAGTTCGCCAGGGGTTCCGGACTGCCGTCCTCGCGATACACATAGCCTGCCGCATCCAGTATCTGTTCAAAGGGGCTTTTTGAGTAGTGGAACACCCTGGAAAGCGGTATATCCTTCCGAAGCAGCTGGGCACTCTGAAGCTCTTTACCAATGGCGGATACCAGAGTATGTACCTGCGTATAATCCAGAGAGGTCCGGAATATCATGACGGCGATATCCGTGCTGACAGTGTTCCTGGAAAGAATGGCCGGAATATCGTAATTCACAATGTACAGGCCCTTAAAGCGTTTGATACTCTGCCCGCAGAGCAGGAAGAAGTCCTCCTGGGGAACCCATATACGAAAAAGCTCCTCGGAGGACAATCCAAGGACTTGCAGGGCATCATAGGCCCCGATAATCTTTTCCGTCGCCCCGGCTCCGCAGATGGAGACAAAAGAGGCCCTCATGCCGGGGGTAAATGCTGCGTAACCGCGGCGGGCAAAGAAGATCCGGACATGGTAATGGCGTTCAACTATCCGCCGCTCCATCAGAAAATCCCCGGGGATATTGGCAAGATACGTGAGTTCTATGGCATCCCGGAAGGAAGGATTCTCATAAACAACCCGCATGATACGGCTTTCGACCTTGATGCCATTGGTTTCGGGCCGCAGGTAAAGAAACACATCCTGACAGACATTCCCGTGGCAGGCAGGTTTAAAAGGAACCAGGACTGTCGGTTTTTCCATAGGAATATACTACTACCGGCCCCGTCGCGGGGCAATTCAAACTTTCCAGCAGGTTCAGTCGTTCTTGAACAGCATCGGCTGGTGGGTAGCGCCGATTACATCCCGCCACAGGGGACCTTCCGGATCTACGGTATTGCGCTTGTTTATGGCGATCTCAATGGGAAGATGCACAAAGGTGTTATTCACCATACTTATCAGGGTCTTGGTCCTTCCTGACATTGCGGCATGAACGGCGTGTGTTCCCAGACGGGCGCAGTAGATAGAATCGTTGGGATTGGCCGGGGCGGAGCGGATCATATAGCTGGGATCAATATACTTGATATTGACCTCCATACGCTGTTTTTCAAAGTATTCCCGAAAGGCATTCTTTAAAAAGAGACCGATATCCCCAAGAACCTTGTTGCCGGAAAGATCCTTCTCCTCCTCTGACTCCACGTAATGCTGCCCCGCCCCTTCGGCCACAAGAATAACCGCATGGTTTCTCAGTTCCAGGCGACGCTTCAGGGCCGCGAAAAGCCCCTTTTCTCCCTCAAGATCAAAATCAATCTCCGGAATCAGTACAAAGTTTACATCATTAATCGCCATGGCAGTATTAGCGGCAATAAAACCGGATTCTCGTCCCATGACTTTAACCAGACCAATACCGTTTATCGCATCATGGGCTTCCGTATGGGCGCTGGATACGGCGGCCACTGCTTCCGATACAGCGGTTTCAAAGCCGAAAGATTTCTGGATAAAGGAAAGATCGTTGTCAATTGTCTTGGGAATACCTATGATGGAAATCTTCTGGTTACGCCGTTCCAGCTCCTCGGCAATGTAATAAGCCCCGTGCTGGGTCCCGTCTCCCCCGATAGTAAAGAGCATGTTCAGGTTCATTCGCTCGATGGAGTCGCAGATAGCCTCGATATCCGCACTGCCCCGGGAGGACCCGAGAATTGTCCCCCCTTTGGTGTGAATATCGTCGACTATATCCGGATCAAGGGGCATTACCGGAATGCCGTACTGGGGCAGAAAACCACGGTAGCCGTTGCGTATACCGGATATTCGGTGAATCCCGTAGCTGTACCAGAGAGTTCGCACCAGAGAGCGTATAACATTGTTCAATCCCGGGCAGAGTCCGCCGCAGGTCACGATTCCCGCATGCACATGTCCTGGGGAGAAAAAGATCTTTTCACGTGGTCCGGCCTTTTCCAGGAGGTCTCTGGAGGTATATTCAAAGGTATATTTTCCTGGTTTGGCATCAATATTATAGAGTATAAACTCGTCGTCCTTTACATAGTTGGCCATATTGTCCCCAATCTTCGTAGACATCTTAAGAGGGGACGTTATCTTTGCTTCTCCAAGCCTGGGAGCAGTAAAATTAAGGGAGTTCACACGAGCCTCCTGCACTGGTTGTGAGTCGCTGTATTGTAGAAAACAAAATAATAAGTATCAAGCAGGAACGAACCGGTCCGAACATCACTGAAAGGTATAAGTTTTTTTCGATTTTTGTTTCAAACTGACACCCTAACTGCTATATTGAGAATATAAATTATTAAGCGAAAGGTACGGTGCAGAATGGCTGATAAAGTGATAGTTATCGGTGCGGGGTTTTCCGGTCTGGCAACGGCCGCTATTCTGGCTCACAAGGGGTACAGTGTTACTCTTCTTGAAAAGAATTCCACTACCGGAGGCCGGGCCAGAGAATGGAAAACCGGTGGCTTTACCTTCGACATGGGACCTTCATGGTATCTGATGCCGGAAGTCTTTGACACCTTCTTTGAATATCTGGGAAAAAAGAGGGAAGATTATTTTAACCTTCATCAGCTTTCCAACTATTACAAGGTCTTTTTTGAGAATGCCGACGCGGTAACCATTACCAGCAATCTGGAAGATACAAAAAAGCTCTTCGACAGCTTCGAACCCCTGGCGGGCCTGCGTCTGCAGAAATACCTGGATCAGGCACAATATAAATACGATATAGCCATGAAGGAGTTTCTCTACAAGGAATACCGTTCGGTGTTCCAGTTCTTTAACCGGCGTATAATCCAGGAAGGGCTTAAACTGAATCTCTTCAGCGACATGGACTCCTTTGTAGCTGGCTTCTTTAAGGATACGAGGGCGCAACAAATTCTTGAATACGCCATGGTATTTCTTGGAACCAGCCCGAAGGACGCGCCGGCGCTCTACTCCATTATGTCCCACGTGGATTTAAACCTGGGAGTCTATTATCCGGAAGGCGGTATGGCCGGAGCTGTCGCGGGTTTCCGCAAGCTGGCAGAGGATTGCGGTGCAGAAATTCTGACGGATAAAAACGTCACCGGTTATGAATACGACCGGGACAGAATTACTGCGGTTGTATGCGGGGAGAAACGCTACCCCGCCGATCTTGTTGTAAACAGTGCCGACTACCATCACGCCGAATCAGACCTGTTAACACAACAATACCGGCGTTACAGTCCCAGATACTGGAACTCCCGGGTTGTGGCCCCCTCAATGTTCAGTATTTATCTGGGAGTTAACCGGCGCTTGAATAAACTTGAGCACCACAACCTCTATTTTTCTGAGGACTGGAACCATCACTTTGATCAAATCTTCAAGAAACCACAGTGGCCGTCCAATCCCTGTTTTTACCTGAGCTGCAATTCAAAGACGGATACTACCTCCGCTCCTCCGGGGAGCGAAAATGTTTTTATCCTTGTCCCCGTGGCGCCCGGTCTGGACGACAATGATACCCGGCGCGAGAATTACGCCGAAGAGGTGCTTACCCATATAGAGAAGGTCACTGGAGAAGACCTGCACAGCGACATAGCAGTGCGCCGTATTTACAGCCACCGGGATTTCCGCGCCGACTATAACGCCTTCAAGGGGACAGCTCTGGGGCTCTCCCATACCCTTTTTCAGACCGCCGTATTCAGACCCTCTCACCAGTCAGCAAAACTCAAAAACCTTTTTTACACCGGTCAGTTTACCCATCCAGGGGTTGGCGTCCCCATGACTTTGATCTCGGGCCAGATAGTTGCAGAGGAAATAGAAAAAAACCGGTGAGAACGGGTTGGAGCATAGCGAGGAAAAATGGATCAACATCTGCAGGCCAAAAAACTGCACAGGGATATTTTTAAAGCCGGAAGCAAAACCTATTTTAATTCAAGCCTCTTTTTTCCAAAGAATGTACGGGATGAAGTCTTTATCCTCTACGCCTTTGTGCGCGTGGCCGACAATTATGTCGACTCAGTTCCCCAGGATGCGGAGGGCTTTGCGCGTTTCAGGGAAAGCTACCTCCGCGGCATAAGCGGAGAAGTAACGGGTGATCCTGTTATCGACAGTTTTGTGGAACTGGCGGAGTTGCGGAAATTCGATCCCCGCTGGACCGAGGCCTTTTTTAATTCCATGGAAATGGACCTTCACAAGAAGAACTACAACAGTCTCCAGGAAACCCTGGAATACATTTACGGTTCAGCCGAAGTTATAGGCCTCTTCATGGCCCGCATTATGGGATTATTACCGGAGGCTGATCATGCAGCCTGCCTACTGGGACGCTCAATGCAGTATATAAACTTCATCCGCGACATTGCGGAGGATAACAGTCTTGGACGGCGCTATCTTCCCCTTGAGGATAGCGGTCTTGACTCCCTTGCGGAGGGGGAAACCCGGTCGAAACCGGAACACTTTCTTAACTTTATGAAACAGCAGACCAGGCGCTACAAGGAGTGGCAAAAAGGGGCAGAGACCGGTTACGCCCTTATTCCCCGCAGATACCGCGTACCAATCAAGACTGCAGGAGACATGTATACCTGGAGTGCAAAGATCATCGAAAAGGATCCTTTTATTGTTTATCAAAGAAAGGTCAAGCCTTCCCGGCTCCGCATCGTGTCCTCAATTGCCGTCAATATTTTACGGGCTTGATGGTTAAGCCATGAACCTGTATCTGTTGATCAACATTCTGGTGGTGTTTTTTCCGCTTTCTCCTCTCCTTTGACCGGCGCGTTGTCTTCTACCGTCAATGGTCGGCGGTCCTTCCGGCAATTCTGATGGTTGCTGCGGTTTTCATTGCTCAGGATATTCACGCCACAGCGCAGGGGCACTGGAGCTTTTCTCCCCGTTTTGCCGGAACACTGAAAAATCCTGGGGCTTCCTCCGGGGGAGTGGCTCTTTTTCCTGACAGTCCCCTTCGCTTCCCTCTTTGTGTATGCCTGCGTCAGAGGATATCAGCGGGAACGGACCCTGCCGATACCCCGCATAACAGGCCTGGTACTGACGGGGGCGGCCCCTCATAACAGCCGTTGTTTCCCGTAGCCTGGATTATACACAATGGGTTATGCTTCTTACGGCCCTTGCCTTCCTTGTATTATGGCTTCTTCAGCCCCTGCTGCTGCGCAGTCTCCACTTCTGGACGGCCATCAGTATCAGCTATCTTGCCTTTGCCATTGTAAACGGAATACTTACGGCTGTTCCGGTGGTTATCTATTCTCAGGAAGCAAACTCAGGGATTCGCCTTGGATCGATTCCCCTGGAAGATTTCTTCTACAGCTTTGCCCTCCTGAGTCTCAATTTCTCCCTTTTTCGCCTTTTCCTCGATGGAGGCGCCCGTTCCTTTCCTGAGGACGGCTGTGTTGCAGGACCGGGAGGTAAAGGTTCAACCAGAACCCCGGCAACGGCGTATCGGTTCCTGGACCGGAATGGCTGATCAGATGAGAAAGAAGGCCATTGTAGCAGGAGCTGGCCTGGGGGGAATTGCAGCCGCGGGACGTCTGGCCGCTGCGGGTTTCAGCGTGGATGTCTTCGAACAGGCCGCCTGTCCCGGAGGCAAAGCGGGCAGTGAGCTTATCGGTGCTTACCGTTTTGATACCGGACCGAGCCTTCTTACCATGCCCTTTGTATTCGATGAATGGTTCTCCGCCTTGGGTATGCGGCGCTCCGAGTCCCTGGGATTCGTAGCTCTCTCTCCCATAACCCGCTACTTTTTCAGTGACGGGAGCCGCCTGCAGAGCTACAGCGAACGGGAGCTTCTGTTGGAAGAGATTCGGGCAAACACCAGAGAGAACCCGGACCGCCTTGATAATTATCTTGCCGCCTGCGAAAGGATTTACACAACAGCAGGAAATATCTTTCTTCGTCACAGTCTGCATGAGACAGAAACCTACCGCTCCCGGGAATTCCTGCGTGCCCTTCCGAGACTCCCCTTTATCGGCGCCCTGACAAGCATGGATGCGATCAACCGCCGCTATTTCAAGGACCCGAAGATCGTTCAGCTCTTCAACCGCTACGCGACCTACAATGGATCAAGCCCCTACAAAACACCGGGGACCATGACCTTGATCCCCCATGTAGAGTACAATCTGGGGACCTTTGGCGTTGAGGGAGGAATATATTCAATCCCCCGGAGCATGGTCGCTGCAGCTCAGGAAAGTGGGGTGAATTTTTACTTTTCCAGCCCCGTCGAGAAAATCCTCACAGAAGGGGACAACGTCACCGGTGTTCGGGTGGGCGGAGAAAGGATTACATCCCCAATAGTAATCAGCAATGCCGATGTCTTAAGCACCTACGAAAAACTTCTCGCTTTGCCCCGGGCAAAAGAGGCAGAGCGCTATCGCCGTCTGGAACCCTCATCCTCCGGGATTGTGTTCTACTGGGGCCTGGGGCGCAGCTTTTCACAGCTGGGCCTGCACAACATCTTTTTCGCCTCGGATTACCCGGCGGAATTCCGCTGGATATTCGGTAAAGGCGAAATCCCTGAAGATCTGACAATCTACATCAACATAACATCAAAACTCAGTACCTCAGACGCCCCTGAAGGCGGGGAAAACTGGTTTGTACTGATAAATGCTCCGGCCGATCGCGGTCAGGACTGGCTGGCCATCAAGGAGAAAATACGAGGCAAGGTACTTGCCATCCTCTCTTCACGGCTGGGGACGGATATTCTCCCCCTCATTGAAGCAGAGGGAAGCCTTACACCTCCTGAGATCGAATCCCGGACATCAAGCACCCATGGAAGTCTCTACGGCATTGCGTCAAACAGCATCTCCGCTGCCTTCCGCCGACACCGTAACAGGAGCCGTCACCCCGGGGGTCTCTACTTCTGCGGCGGAAGCGCCCACCCCGGAGGAGGAATGCCTCTGGTCGTTCTTTCAGGGACCATCGCAGCAGAACTCGTAATCAGGGACTGGAGCCGTTTATGAGTTTTCACAAAGTAATCATGGACTATCGCATCGCAGGACTTGTTATCGCTGTCTTCTACGCGGTCGGCATCGCGGGGCACATCTATCCGCCGACTCTGCCCTTGATGATCCGCCTGACTCCCTGGGTGCTTCTGTTGTTTGGACTTCTGGTTATACTTCAAGTAAATCCCGGACCGCCCGGGCGGGCGGCTATCTGGATAGTCTGCACCTATCTGTTCACCTTTTCCATGGAAGCCCTGGGTGTTGCCACCGGTAATGTTTTCGGCGACTACCGCTACGGTTCAAGTCTTGGGTTCCAGCTCTTTGAGGTACCCCTGGTAATCGGTTTCAACTGGACGATAATTGTCCTGGCCATCTCCGGGGAGGTGTACCACGTTGTCCGAAGCCCCCTGTTGGGTGCTCTGCTTACTGGTGGAGGAGCGGTTCTGTTTGACTGGGTCATGGAGCCTGCGGCGATCTCCCTGGTCTACTGGCATTGGGAACAGGGGGTAATTCCGCTGCAGAATTACCTTGCCTGGTTCGCAATTGCCGCTCTGTGCTCCTGGAGTTTTCACAGGCTCCGCATACACAGCGCTTCGCGCCTGGGGGCCCTCTACGTCCTGATACAGCTGGTCTTTTTTATTGTTCTGCGGATAACAGGGACTCAATTTCCGTAAATTGACTGGATTCACTCCGCCGGAGATTGTAGAATAAAAGAGTGGAAAGATTCTACAAAAATGAGAAACCAAAACACGTGGGCAAGCTGGGGCGGTACAGAAGTATAATTGGGAAACTGATTGCTTACGGGTTTGAAGATTTCCTTATCCGGCTTGGTCTGGTCAAAGGACCGGGCATCGTAAGAAAACTCCAGCACCGCCGCGGTGCCGCAGTATCTCACAAGGACCCCATGGCGATCCGGCTGCGCTACATGCTGGAAGATCTGGGCCCTACCTTTATTAAGCTCGGACAGATACTGAGCCTCCGCACAGATATTCTGCCCGAGGATTACACAGCAGAGCTGAGCCAGCTGCAGACCGACGCTTTGCCTCTTCCCTCAAAGGAGATCCGCTCGGAAATTGAGTGGAGTTTTAAGCGCAGTATAGACCAGGTTTTCAGGGAGTTTCAGGATGAACCCATTGCTTCCGCTTCAATTGCACAGGTTCACCGCGGAGTTACCATGGAAGGCGCCGAGGTTGCTATAAAGGTACGGCGCCCGGGAATTACGAACCTGGTGGAGACCGACCTGAGCATCCTGAGGGACCTGGCCCAGCTTGCCGAACGCTACCTGCCCTCCATGAAAATCTACGGCCCGGTAAAAATTGTCGACGAGTTCTCCCGCAGTATTAAAATGGAACTGGACTTTTTCCACGAGGGCAGAGCCTTTGACCTGTTCCGAAAAAGCTTTTCCAAAGAAGAGGGAATCATCATTCCAAAAGTCTATTGGGACTATTCCAACTCCCGGGTCCTTACCATGGAGTATGTTCACGGAACTACCGTGGGAGAATATATTGAAGAGCAGCACAGCAGGGAAGAACGGCGCTATTATGCCGACCTTGGGGTCCATTACATTCTGACCCAGATATTTAAATTCGGTTTCTTTAACGCGGATCCCCATCCCGGTAATTTTATAGTAACGCCGGAGGGAAAACTCTCCCCCCTGGATTTTGGTATGGTCGGCTTTATTGACCGCCATATGAAGGAGGCCCTGTTCGCCATCTTTGAGGCATTTGTACGCAGGGATCCGAACAAGATCGTCCAGACTTTTCTGCGAATGGATTTTATCGAGGAAGAAACATCCATTCACGATCTTCGTCATGATCTGAACAATCTGATTAATTATTATTACAGTATTCCCGTTTCACACATTCGGGCAGGGAAAATCATCGAAGACCTGTCCAGGATTATTCGGACCTTCCACATATCCCTTCCGGCAGATTTAGCCCTTACCTTCAAGGTTATACTTACTGCCGAAGGATTGGGACGCGAACTGGACCCGGATTATAACATCATTAAAGCAGCAGAACCCTTTTTGCAGCAATACATGTTCGAACGACTGCGGCCCAAAGAACGGTTCACGGACACACTGGATTTCCTGACGGAGGCTGGTACCTTTGCCCGCAGTTTTCCCAATGACGCCAGTATGATCATGAAAAAACTCCGGGCGGGCAAGCTGAAACTGGAGGTGGAAATAAAGGGCCTGGATACCACTACCAGAGAACTGGATAAATCCTTCAACCGCCTGGCCTTCAGTATCATAATCGCAGGACTTTTGATTGGGTCTTCCTTCATGAACCAGTTTGAAGGGGGATTAAAGGTCTTCGGATTCTCCATTATCGCCCTTGGAGGTTACTTTGTAGCCGGAATACTGGGGCTCTGGCTTATTATCGGGATTATCCGATCGGGAAGAATATGAAATCAGATTATACCTTTCGGGAAAAATTATACTCCGCAAAGGAAGTAAGTATACTTAAAAAGTCCGGATAATCTGAAGGAAGCCTGTCGATTTCAGAGAGTATTCTGCTCTGGTATGCCTGAAGGAGAGTTTCAACCTCCTCCAGAACACCGGTCTGTTCCAGTTTTTTCCGCACAAAGGTAATATCCCCGGGACTGACCTTCGGAGCGCCCACAAGACGAACAACCTGGTTCCTCTCGGCTTCAGATAAGCGGTTCAGCAGTTTAACGTAGAAGATGGTCTGCTTTCCCTCGTTCAGGTCCGTTCCCACGGGCTTGCCTATTTCCTGCTGATTCCCGAAAAGCCCGAGCTCGTCATCCCGGATCTGAAATATAACCCCCAGATGCTCTCCCAAACGACTCAAAATCCCGAGGGATCTGTCATCTGCTCCTCCAAGAAGAGCGCCGGCCATCAGGGGCAGAGAGAAGGTATAGCGTCCTGTCTTGTGCACATAGAGGGAGATGACCTCATCTTCTGCAGGCGGCTCCGGTAAAACACCTGCCCGTATATCCTGCATCTGGCCGAGGCCAACACCGGCCATCTCCCGGGAACAGAGAGTCATCAGCTTTCCAAGCACCGTGTAATGCGCCTGTATGGAAGAGAGGATCTCGTATCCCAGAAAAAAGGCGATATCACCGACACAGATCCCCAGGGACTCACCTGTCCGTTCAGGGTCAAAGGCTCTGTCATTCTTTAAATCCTCTGTAAACTGCACGTGCATGGCCGGGTTCCCCCGCCTTAAGGGATCCCGGTCCATAATGTCATCGTGAATCAAGAGGGCGGACTGAAACAGTTCCATTACAGAA is from Marispirochaeta sp. and encodes:
- a CDS encoding exonuclease SbcCD subunit D C-terminal domain-containing protein, which encodes MKLLHTSDLHLGHRLFDRSRLEEQRLFLDWLVDLTRSEAPDLLIIAGDVFDTGTPPNAALELYYDFLYRVSRTSCRGTVVTGGNHDSVSTLNAPRQLLNRFRVHVVGGAMSSEEELFVLKDEKDRPLACIGCVPFLRERDIRQPRAGESLDERDAAITAGLREHYRAVSQAASVFSQVPFIVTGHLLAAGGGTSSSERDLYVGSLGQVDASVFPSSADYCALGHLHRGRIVGGHEHIRYSGSPLALDFGDETQKSVVLAEFDARRLSSLEQFPVPVFRRLVSLSGSLPEILWNLDDVAGHGEELTPWLDISVTDQVPEAQERIDEASATLSLEILRVRYTRNGVGEDSWEGADLHLNELSPLEVFKRRCESRGEEADDELLRAYQELLVIAEENLTAGMEEEEL
- a CDS encoding ATP-dependent 6-phosphofructokinase, with the protein product MNSLNFTAPRLGEAKITSPLKMSTKIGDNMANYVKDDEFILYNIDAKPGKYTFEYTSRDLLEKAGPREKIFFSPGHVHAGIVTCGGLCPGLNNVIRSLVRTLWYSYGIHRISGIRNGYRGFLPQYGIPVMPLDPDIVDDIHTKGGTILGSSRGSADIEAICDSIERMNLNMLFTIGGDGTQHGAYYIAEELERRNQKISIIGIPKTIDNDLSFIQKSFGFETAVSEAVAAVSSAHTEAHDAINGIGLVKVMGRESGFIAANTAMAINDVNFVLIPEIDFDLEGEKGLFAALKRRLELRNHAVILVAEGAGQHYVESEEEKDLSGNKVLGDIGLFLKNAFREYFEKQRMEVNIKYIDPSYMIRSAPANPNDSIYCARLGTHAVHAAMSGRTKTLISMVNNTFVHLPIEIAINKRNTVDPEGPLWRDVIGATHQPMLFKND
- the crtI gene encoding phytoene desaturase family protein, giving the protein MADKVIVIGAGFSGLATAAILAHKGYSVTLLEKNSTTGGRAREWKTGGFTFDMGPSWYLMPEVFDTFFEYLGKKREDYFNLHQLSNYYKVFFENADAVTITSNLEDTKKLFDSFEPLAGLRLQKYLDQAQYKYDIAMKEFLYKEYRSVFQFFNRRIIQEGLKLNLFSDMDSFVAGFFKDTRAQQILEYAMVFLGTSPKDAPALYSIMSHVDLNLGVYYPEGGMAGAVAGFRKLAEDCGAEILTDKNVTGYEYDRDRITAVVCGEKRYPADLVVNSADYHHAESDLLTQQYRRYSPRYWNSRVVAPSMFSIYLGVNRRLNKLEHHNLYFSEDWNHHFDQIFKKPQWPSNPCFYLSCNSKTDTTSAPPGSENVFILVPVAPGLDDNDTRRENYAEEVLTHIEKVTGEDLHSDIAVRRIYSHRDFRADYNAFKGTALGLSHTLFQTAVFRPSHQSAKLKNLFYTGQFTHPGVGVPMTLISGQIVAEEIEKNR
- a CDS encoding phytoene/squalene synthase family protein, with the translated sequence MDQHLQAKKLHRDIFKAGSKTYFNSSLFFPKNVRDEVFILYAFVRVADNYVDSVPQDAEGFARFRESYLRGISGEVTGDPVIDSFVELAELRKFDPRWTEAFFNSMEMDLHKKNYNSLQETLEYIYGSAEVIGLFMARIMGLLPEADHAACLLGRSMQYINFIRDIAEDNSLGRRYLPLEDSGLDSLAEGETRSKPEHFLNFMKQQTRRYKEWQKGAETGYALIPRRYRVPIKTAGDMYTWSAKIIEKDPFIVYQRKVKPSRLRIVSSIAVNILRA
- a CDS encoding lycopene cyclase domain-containing protein is translated as MDYTQWVMLLTALAFLVLWLLQPLLLRSLHFWTAISISYLAFAIVNGILTAVPVVIYSQEANSGIRLGSIPLEDFFYSFALLSLNFSLFRLFLDGGARSFPEDGCVAGPGGKGSTRTPATAYRFLDRNG
- the crtI gene encoding phytoene desaturase family protein, with translation MRKKAIVAGAGLGGIAAAGRLAAAGFSVDVFEQAACPGGKAGSELIGAYRFDTGPSLLTMPFVFDEWFSALGMRRSESLGFVALSPITRYFFSDGSRLQSYSERELLLEEIRANTRENPDRLDNYLAACERIYTTAGNIFLRHSLHETETYRSREFLRALPRLPFIGALTSMDAINRRYFKDPKIVQLFNRYATYNGSSPYKTPGTMTLIPHVEYNLGTFGVEGGIYSIPRSMVAAAQESGVNFYFSSPVEKILTEGDNVTGVRVGGERITSPIVISNADVLSTYEKLLALPRAKEAERYRRLEPSSSGIVFYWGLGRSFSQLGLHNIFFASDYPAEFRWIFGKGEIPEDLTIYINITSKLSTSDAPEGGENWFVLINAPADRGQDWLAIKEKIRGKVLAILSSRLGTDILPLIEAEGSLTPPEIESRTSSTHGSLYGIASNSISAAFRRHRNRSRHPGGLYFCGGSAHPGGGMPLVVLSGTIAAELVIRDWSRL
- a CDS encoding carotenoid biosynthesis protein — protein: MSFHKVIMDYRIAGLVIAVFYAVGIAGHIYPPTLPLMIRLTPWVLLLFGLLVILQVNPGPPGRAAIWIVCTYLFTFSMEALGVATGNVFGDYRYGSSLGFQLFEVPLVIGFNWTIIVLAISGEVYHVVRSPLLGALLTGGGAVLFDWVMEPAAISLVYWHWEQGVIPLQNYLAWFAIAALCSWSFHRLRIHSASRLGALYVLIQLVFFIVLRITGTQFP